The following proteins come from a genomic window of Nostoc sp. ATCC 53789:
- a CDS encoding cation:proton antiporter, with protein MHLLDPINFSFPLLATATEAADSSMVVAAVLLSLVVVYLASKVGGELSNKVGLPPVLGELVGGVVVGISVFHLLVFPEGSTDSSNSLIMSFLQITAGLTPEATPAVFAAQSEVVSVLAELGVIILLFEIGLESNLKDLMAVGIQATVVAIVGVVVPFAAGTVGLMTLFGIGAVPAIFAGAALTATSIGITSKVLSELGRLNSKEGQIILGAAVIDDVLGIIVLAVVASLAKDGVVDVSKVIYLIISATGFILGAILLGNVFNKSFVAIADQLKTRGGLVIPAFIFAFAMAYLAAVIHLEAILGAFAAGLVLEETEKRKELQMQVCPIADMLVPIFFVTVGAKTDLGVLNPAIPDNREGLIMATFLIIVAILGKVITGLSVFGQPEINRLAIGVGMIPRGEVGLVFAGVGAASGALSKPLGAAIIMMVILTTFLAPPLLRFVFPDPKTVDVGSDQLVLDGSSGTSLVIEPPKSKVPASNDSGNLEVTPDSGDR; from the coding sequence ATGCATTTGTTAGATCCAATTAACTTCTCTTTTCCTCTGCTGGCTACTGCAACAGAAGCCGCAGACAGTTCAATGGTAGTAGCCGCAGTGCTACTAAGCTTAGTAGTCGTTTACCTCGCCAGCAAAGTTGGTGGAGAGTTATCAAACAAAGTGGGTTTGCCGCCCGTTTTAGGCGAACTAGTAGGTGGTGTGGTAGTTGGCATCTCTGTTTTCCACCTTTTAGTGTTTCCAGAAGGCAGCACAGACAGTTCTAACTCTTTGATCATGTCCTTTCTTCAAATCACTGCTGGTTTAACTCCTGAAGCCACTCCAGCAGTATTTGCAGCCCAGTCTGAGGTCGTTTCCGTTTTGGCAGAATTGGGTGTAATCATCCTGCTGTTTGAAATTGGTTTGGAGTCGAACTTAAAAGACCTAATGGCAGTTGGTATCCAAGCCACCGTCGTTGCAATAGTGGGGGTAGTAGTACCCTTTGCTGCTGGTACTGTCGGACTGATGACTTTATTTGGAATTGGTGCTGTACCCGCAATTTTTGCAGGGGCGGCTTTGACTGCCACTAGTATCGGGATTACTTCCAAGGTGCTGTCAGAGTTGGGGCGGCTCAATTCTAAAGAAGGGCAGATTATTTTGGGTGCTGCTGTAATTGACGATGTTCTAGGAATCATCGTTTTGGCGGTAGTTGCCAGCCTCGCTAAAGATGGCGTGGTGGATGTCAGCAAAGTTATTTACTTGATTATCAGTGCCACTGGTTTTATTTTGGGAGCAATTCTACTAGGCAATGTTTTCAATAAATCCTTTGTAGCGATCGCCGATCAACTCAAAACACGGGGTGGACTGGTAATACCAGCATTCATCTTCGCCTTTGCTATGGCATACCTTGCCGCCGTCATCCATTTAGAAGCAATTTTGGGAGCTTTTGCGGCGGGTTTAGTCTTAGAAGAGACAGAGAAGCGCAAAGAATTGCAAATGCAAGTCTGCCCTATTGCCGATATGTTAGTGCCAATATTCTTTGTAACTGTTGGGGCAAAAACCGATTTGGGAGTGTTAAACCCAGCAATTCCCGATAATCGAGAAGGTCTAATTATGGCAACTTTCCTGATCATAGTAGCCATTCTCGGTAAAGTTATCACAGGCTTAAGCGTGTTTGGTCAACCGGAAATCAACCGTTTAGCGATCGGTGTGGGGATGATTCCTAGAGGAGAAGTTGGATTAGTGTTTGCTGGTGTCGGCGCAGCCAGTGGCGCTCTCTCGAAACCACTAGGGGCGGCAATCATTATGATGGTTATCTTGACAACCTTTTTAGCTCCTCCTTTGTTACGATTTGTGTTCCCAGATCCAAAAACTGTGGATGTAGGCTCAGACCAACTGGTTTTAGATGGTTCTTCTGGAACCTCGTTGGTAATTGAACCACCTAAATCGAAGGTGCCAGCATCAAATGACAGTGGCAATTTGGAAGTAACTCCAGATTCTGGCGATCGCTAA
- a CDS encoding SIMPL domain-containing protein translates to MTRAALPGSQFPSGNLWKILPLALLVCATFVLPALAQEKEKMWRTLSVSGRGVETIPTTLAQVSLGVEIQGKTAEEVQQEAARKSSAVVAFLKSQNVEKLQTTGIRLNPVYSYTNNVQRITGYAASNTVSFRIPTEKAGTLLDDAVKAGATQINGISFVANDEAIAAAQKQALKEATQDAQQQADAVFSALGFKSKEIVSIQVNNATAPPPPMFLRAEAAKVADSSTPVVGGEQEVEASVTLQISY, encoded by the coding sequence ATGACTAGAGCCGCTTTACCCGGTTCTCAGTTTCCATCTGGAAACTTGTGGAAAATACTGCCTTTAGCCCTGCTAGTATGTGCAACTTTTGTACTACCTGCATTGGCGCAAGAGAAGGAAAAAATGTGGCGAACCCTTAGTGTCAGTGGTCGCGGAGTTGAAACGATTCCGACAACTTTGGCGCAAGTTAGCTTAGGAGTGGAGATTCAGGGGAAAACAGCAGAGGAAGTACAGCAAGAAGCCGCCCGGAAGTCATCGGCTGTAGTTGCGTTTCTCAAAAGCCAAAATGTAGAAAAATTACAAACTACTGGTATCCGGTTGAATCCAGTCTATAGCTACACCAATAATGTACAAAGGATTACAGGCTATGCTGCCAGTAACACGGTGAGTTTTAGGATTCCCACAGAGAAAGCTGGTACGTTATTAGATGATGCAGTGAAAGCGGGTGCAACACAAATTAATGGTATTAGTTTTGTTGCGAATGATGAAGCGATCGCAGCTGCTCAAAAACAAGCATTAAAAGAAGCCACCCAAGATGCCCAGCAGCAAGCTGATGCTGTTTTCAGCGCCTTGGGTTTCAAATCCAAAGAAATAGTCAGCATTCAAGTTAATAATGCCACTGCGCCTCCACCACCCATGTTTTTACGGGCTGAAGCTGCCAAGGTAGCTGATTCTTCCACTCCTGTCGTTGGTGGTGAACAGGAAGTAGAAGCATCTGTGACTTTACAAATTAGTTATTAG
- a CDS encoding single-stranded DNA-binding protein, which translates to MSINIVTLVGRVGGDPDIKYFESGSVKCRLTLAVKRRSRNSDEPDWFTLELWDKTAEVAGNYVRKGSLIGIKGSLKFDTWSDRQTGANRSTPIIRVDQLELLGSKRDGEGGGDMSSEHF; encoded by the coding sequence ATGAGTATCAATATTGTCACCCTTGTTGGCCGTGTAGGCGGCGACCCAGATATAAAATATTTTGAGTCTGGTAGTGTTAAGTGTAGATTGACATTAGCGGTAAAAAGGCGATCGCGCAACAGCGACGAACCTGACTGGTTCACTCTGGAATTATGGGATAAAACGGCTGAAGTCGCAGGTAATTATGTGCGTAAAGGCAGCTTAATTGGCATCAAAGGTTCCTTAAAGTTTGACACATGGAGCGATCGCCAAACAGGAGCAAACCGTTCTACACCAATTATTAGAGTAGACCAACTAGAATTATTAGGCTCTAAGCGCGATGGAGAGGGCGGTGGAGATATGTCTTCAGAACATTTTTAA
- a CDS encoding rod shape-determining protein encodes MGIDLGTANTLVYVSGKGIVLQEPSVVAIDVNEKVALAVGEEAKKMLGRTPGNVIALRPLRDGVIADFDIAELMLKSFIQRVNEGKSLILPRIVIGIPSGVTGVERRAVMDAAHQAGARKVYLIDEPVAAAIGAGLPVAEPTGNMIIDIGGGTTEVAVLSLQGTVISESVRIAGDELTDSIIQYIKKVHNLVIGERTAEDIKIRLGSAYPTHDDNDAMMEIRGLHLLSGLPRTVTIKGPEIRESMLEPLSVIIEAVKRTLERTPPELAADIIDRGIMLAGGGALLKGIDTLISHETGIVTHIAADPLCCVVLGTGRVLENFKQLERVVTESSRNM; translated from the coding sequence ATGGGTATCGACCTCGGTACTGCTAACACCCTGGTTTATGTATCTGGGAAAGGTATTGTACTGCAAGAGCCTTCTGTAGTTGCTATCGATGTCAACGAAAAGGTAGCACTAGCAGTAGGAGAAGAAGCCAAAAAAATGCTCGGCCGCACACCTGGAAATGTGATTGCCCTCCGCCCCTTGCGCGATGGTGTAATCGCTGATTTCGATATAGCCGAGCTAATGCTGAAAAGCTTTATTCAGCGTGTAAATGAAGGCAAATCTCTAATTTTACCCCGAATTGTCATTGGTATTCCCAGTGGGGTCACGGGTGTAGAAAGACGGGCTGTGATGGATGCGGCTCACCAAGCAGGAGCAAGAAAAGTTTATTTAATCGATGAACCTGTAGCTGCCGCCATTGGTGCAGGACTGCCTGTTGCCGAACCTACTGGCAACATGATTATCGATATTGGTGGTGGTACAACCGAAGTCGCGGTGCTAAGTCTTCAGGGCACGGTAATCAGCGAATCAGTACGCATTGCTGGGGATGAACTAACTGATTCAATCATTCAGTATATTAAAAAAGTTCATAACTTAGTCATTGGTGAACGAACTGCTGAAGACATCAAAATTCGGCTTGGTTCTGCGTATCCTACCCATGATGATAATGATGCCATGATGGAAATCCGAGGCTTACACCTGCTTTCTGGTCTACCGCGAACTGTAACCATCAAAGGTCCAGAAATCCGTGAAAGTATGTTGGAACCACTATCAGTAATTATAGAAGCTGTGAAGCGGACACTGGAACGTACACCTCCAGAACTAGCAGCAGACATTATTGACAGAGGGATTATGTTAGCTGGGGGTGGTGCTTTGCTCAAAGGCATAGATACCTTAATTAGTCATGAAACGGGGATTGTTACCCACATCGCCGCCGACCCTCTGTGTTGTGTTGTGCTGGGAACCGGTCGGGTGTTAGAAAACTTCAAACAGTTAGAACGGGTTGTTACCGAAAGCTCTCGCAATATGTAG
- the mreC gene encoding rod shape-determining protein MreC, translating into MVTIRRWWDRKGLQIGLLALVVGSAWVLRQTQGELVLETYQALTRPLEILQSGPTPEERIRDARILELQTRIVDLESQKTKLQDLLGYVEKEPLASRPIPARVIGRSADQWWQQVTLNRGANVGIQEGFVVKADGGLVGLVESVTPNTSRVLLISDLKSQVGVSVSRTAAKGVLRGDSSAEAVLEFYEKVPNVKIGDLVSTSTYSQKFPSGLAVGRIKSLDLKKLPASVAKIELFPPIRSLDWVAVYPKPENQEPENEKSANQLPQKSK; encoded by the coding sequence ATGGTTACAATACGGCGCTGGTGGGATCGTAAAGGCTTACAAATTGGGTTGTTAGCTCTAGTAGTTGGTAGTGCTTGGGTATTGCGACAAACTCAAGGTGAATTGGTGCTTGAGACATACCAGGCACTTACCCGTCCATTAGAGATTTTGCAGTCAGGGCCAACTCCAGAAGAACGTATCAGAGATGCCCGGATATTAGAATTGCAAACCCGTATAGTAGATTTGGAAAGTCAAAAGACAAAGCTACAAGATTTATTAGGCTATGTGGAAAAAGAGCCACTGGCATCACGGCCAATTCCAGCCAGGGTAATAGGACGTAGTGCTGACCAGTGGTGGCAACAAGTTACTCTGAATCGCGGCGCGAATGTAGGCATTCAGGAAGGCTTTGTAGTCAAGGCCGATGGCGGATTAGTCGGTTTGGTGGAGAGTGTAACTCCCAATACTAGCCGCGTGTTGTTAATCAGTGACCTCAAGAGTCAAGTTGGTGTATCAGTTAGCCGCACAGCAGCTAAAGGCGTTTTGCGAGGAGATTCTTCTGCCGAAGCTGTGCTGGAGTTTTATGAAAAAGTCCCAAATGTCAAAATAGGAGATTTAGTTTCCACATCTACCTATAGTCAGAAATTTCCATCTGGCTTGGCAGTAGGACGAATTAAGTCACTGGATTTAAAGAAACTTCCCGCATCAGTAGCGAAAATTGAGCTTTTTCCGCCAATCCGCTCTCTTGATTGGGTAGCAGTTTATCCAAAGCCAGAAAACCAAGAGCCGGAAAACGAAAAGTCGGCAAATCAACTGCCGCAAAAGTCTAAGTAA
- the mreD gene encoding rod shape-determining protein MreD has translation MKIPAFGISRQKKPKSSERKSKFRIQPLSRWHPGVRQLFSWIVTAISVLLCLLLLPTRLPGMELLGIGPNWLLIWVVTWSVKRTVFAGALAGIVLGLLQDSMTAPNPSHAISLGIVGILTGLLQKQRFIEEDFISIAVIVFVMAVLAETIFGLQLTLIGNERKVTDIWTYYQRVALASAILSSLWAPVVYYPLNRWWQRLKLLEQ, from the coding sequence ATGAAGATTCCTGCATTTGGTATTAGCAGGCAGAAAAAGCCAAAATCGTCAGAGCGAAAATCGAAATTCCGAATCCAGCCACTTTCTCGTTGGCATCCCGGTGTACGGCAGTTGTTTAGTTGGATAGTGACTGCTATTTCTGTACTGTTATGTTTACTATTATTACCAACCCGCCTGCCAGGTATGGAATTATTGGGAATTGGCCCTAACTGGCTATTAATTTGGGTGGTAACTTGGAGTGTGAAGCGTACAGTATTTGCCGGAGCCTTGGCAGGTATAGTTCTGGGGCTACTTCAAGATTCCATGACAGCACCTAATCCTAGTCATGCCATCAGTTTAGGAATTGTAGGAATTTTAACTGGTCTGCTCCAGAAACAGCGTTTTATTGAAGAAGACTTTATTTCGATTGCTGTAATTGTCTTTGTGATGGCAGTTTTGGCAGAAACTATCTTTGGGTTGCAATTAACTTTGATAGGAAATGAGCGCAAAGTAACAGATATTTGGACATATTACCAGCGTGTCGCCCTCGCCTCTGCCATTCTTAGTAGTCTGTGGGCACCCGTGGTCTATTATCCCCTCAATCGTTGGTGGCAACGATTGAAATTGTTGGAGCAATAG
- the sds gene encoding solanesyl diphosphate synthase gives MTPATSLFTPVEADLRLLADNLKQLVGNRHPILFAAAEHLFGAGGKRIRPAIVLLISRATMLEQDITPRHRRLAEITEMIHTASLVHDDVVDESDVRRGVPTVHSLFGNRIAILAGDFLFAQSSWYLANLDNLEVVKLLSEVIMDLATGEIQQGLNRFDAGISIETYLQKSYYKTASLIANSSKAAGLLSEVSRETVEHLYNYGRHFGIAFQIVDDILDFTSTTDTLGKPVGSDLKSGNLTAPVLFALAEKSSLEVLIDREFAQDGDLEQALALIQDSQGINQARELAAHHAKLAIEHLAVLPPSESHQALINIAEYTLSRLY, from the coding sequence ATGACCCCAGCCACCTCCCTGTTTACCCCTGTGGAAGCAGACCTGCGACTACTAGCAGATAACCTAAAACAGCTAGTTGGAAATCGCCACCCCATTTTGTTTGCAGCAGCCGAACATTTATTCGGAGCTGGGGGAAAGCGTATCAGACCAGCAATTGTCCTGCTAATATCGCGGGCAACAATGTTAGAGCAAGATATTACACCGCGTCATCGCCGCCTAGCTGAGATTACAGAAATGATTCACACAGCAAGCTTGGTACATGACGATGTGGTAGATGAATCAGACGTGCGGCGAGGCGTTCCTACCGTTCATAGTTTGTTCGGTAATCGCATTGCCATATTAGCAGGAGATTTTCTTTTTGCCCAATCGTCCTGGTATTTAGCAAACTTGGACAATTTGGAGGTTGTGAAACTCCTCTCAGAAGTCATTATGGATCTGGCTACTGGGGAAATCCAGCAGGGACTAAATCGTTTTGATGCTGGTATCTCTATTGAAACTTACCTCCAGAAGAGTTATTACAAAACAGCTTCGTTAATCGCCAACAGTTCTAAAGCTGCTGGGTTACTTAGTGAAGTCTCGCGGGAAACTGTTGAGCATCTGTATAACTACGGTCGTCATTTTGGTATAGCATTTCAAATCGTTGACGACATTCTAGATTTCACCAGTACGACAGATACCTTGGGTAAACCAGTGGGGTCTGATCTCAAAAGTGGTAATCTGACTGCGCCCGTTTTATTTGCTTTAGCGGAAAAATCATCCTTGGAAGTGCTAATTGACCGAGAGTTTGCTCAAGATGGAGATTTAGAGCAAGCACTAGCACTAATTCAAGATAGTCAAGGCATAAACCAGGCACGGGAGTTAGCTGCTCACCATGCTAAGTTAGCAATTGAACATCTTGCAGTTCTCCCACCCTCAGAATCTCACCAGGCATTAATTAACATAGCTGAGTACACACTGAGTCGCCTCTATTAA
- the hetZ gene encoding heterocyst differentiation protein HetZ produces the protein MNSAATATIPSANILGENSKGVEVIFQLLSKEFQQSTKASEQNCHDVARRITTEVYRICHESKRIQASGTVESSAMTLARHRLQQCLRYYQLGSNRGRVELHSTLSAIIYRYINPPQKQLSYQGRLTIIEDFLQSFYLEALNAFRRENQLGATYRPQTLLELSEYMAFTERYGKRRIPLPGRQQQLIILRAQTFSQQQPPETSVDIEQAAEGSNNEGDGSWEEPAVHQLRSTMATQAEPEPEEDTLRSVVVTELMNYLEQRQQSDCADYFSLRLQDLSAQEIESILGLTPRQRDYLQQRFKYHLIRFALLHRWELVHEWLEASLHTNLGLTPQQWQVYTAQLDNKQRSLLELKQQGQADEKIAKTLGLSMAQLQKRWFKILEQAWEIRNSLVSGSGASTHE, from the coding sequence ATGAATTCAGCCGCAACCGCAACAATTCCATCTGCAAATATTCTGGGAGAAAATTCTAAAGGCGTGGAGGTGATCTTTCAACTCCTATCCAAGGAGTTTCAACAATCGACCAAAGCTTCGGAACAGAATTGCCATGATGTAGCAAGACGTATTACCACCGAAGTATATCGGATTTGCCACGAGAGCAAACGTATTCAAGCTTCTGGAACTGTAGAAAGCTCGGCGATGACCCTGGCTCGGCATCGGCTACAACAGTGTCTCAGGTACTATCAGTTGGGTTCAAATCGGGGCAGGGTAGAATTACACAGTACTCTGAGTGCAATTATTTATCGATACATTAATCCGCCTCAGAAGCAATTGAGTTATCAAGGGCGACTGACTATAATCGAAGATTTTTTACAAAGTTTTTATCTGGAAGCATTAAACGCTTTCCGGCGAGAAAATCAACTTGGTGCTACTTATCGCCCTCAGACGCTTCTAGAATTGTCTGAGTATATGGCATTTACCGAGCGCTACGGCAAACGACGCATTCCCTTACCAGGCCGTCAGCAGCAGCTAATTATCTTGCGGGCACAAACTTTTTCTCAACAGCAGCCCCCAGAAACCAGTGTAGATATAGAACAAGCCGCAGAAGGTAGCAATAACGAAGGCGATGGTTCTTGGGAAGAACCAGCAGTGCATCAATTGCGCTCCACAATGGCAACGCAAGCCGAACCCGAACCTGAAGAAGATACCTTGCGTTCGGTTGTGGTTACAGAATTAATGAATTATCTCGAACAACGACAACAATCTGACTGTGCTGATTACTTTTCCCTCCGCCTCCAGGATCTCTCAGCACAAGAAATAGAGTCGATTTTAGGTTTAACCCCTCGTCAGAGAGATTACTTACAGCAGCGCTTCAAGTATCATTTAATTCGGTTTGCGTTATTACACCGTTGGGAATTAGTTCACGAGTGGCTGGAAGCTTCTTTGCACACCAATTTGGGCTTAACTCCCCAGCAATGGCAAGTATATACAGCACAGCTGGACAATAAGCAACGGTCTTTATTAGAGTTGAAGCAACAAGGACAAGCCGATGAAAAAATCGCCAAAACTTTAGGGCTGTCAATGGCACAACTTCAAAAGCGATGGTTTAAGATTCTTGAGCAAGCTTGGGAAATTCGTAACTCATTAGTGTCCGGATCAGGTGCATCTACTCATGAATAG
- a CDS encoding PatU: MNSDSESSQYQYLGWLLTDDVKNNERSVESEENDGVKKLINEATASKSSEPKLGVTPQTLQLGEIPTVQDRFQAVIKHRLQIQAQDHPPLFPWETQLIDYPDFVDEPSMTLVPTWGWMVQQSKLKLPCPLPERVFQQLLEQCQALVTSSVPLGAKLVQVVENFFPNESQALNDIAGLVLRSTYRSVSTLETMPNIQSDYSDLQPRQQMALSLLAAKQLLENLTLPLSATSPVVERQWLTTVGNLNIKVEYQSEGKLTKLLVQAELPVKGTLILRGSGTLAMATSSTSGYLSVELGCEQLNPTYTLEVEFPEIDQQPLLFVINPTM, encoded by the coding sequence ATGAATAGTGACTCAGAATCCTCACAATACCAGTATCTCGGTTGGTTATTGACAGATGATGTCAAAAATAACGAGCGATCGGTAGAATCTGAGGAAAATGACGGGGTAAAAAAACTCATCAATGAAGCCACTGCTTCAAAAAGCAGTGAGCCAAAATTGGGAGTAACGCCCCAGACCCTTCAATTGGGAGAAATTCCTACTGTGCAAGATCGTTTTCAAGCCGTCATTAAACATCGGTTACAAATCCAAGCCCAAGACCACCCACCTTTGTTTCCCTGGGAAACACAATTAATCGACTATCCCGATTTTGTTGATGAGCCGTCAATGACGCTCGTTCCTACCTGGGGATGGATGGTACAACAGTCGAAGCTAAAACTGCCTTGCCCCTTGCCGGAGAGAGTTTTCCAGCAATTGCTGGAACAGTGTCAGGCATTGGTGACATCTTCAGTCCCTCTAGGGGCAAAATTAGTTCAAGTGGTGGAGAACTTTTTTCCCAACGAGTCTCAAGCACTAAATGATATAGCTGGATTGGTGCTAAGAAGTACCTATCGCTCTGTCAGTACTCTGGAGACAATGCCCAATATTCAGAGCGATTACTCAGATTTACAGCCGCGTCAACAGATGGCTTTGTCGTTGCTGGCAGCTAAACAACTGCTGGAAAATTTGACTCTACCACTTTCAGCAACCAGTCCAGTGGTAGAAAGACAATGGCTAACCACTGTCGGTAATTTGAACATCAAAGTAGAGTATCAGTCTGAAGGTAAACTTACGAAGTTACTTGTTCAGGCTGAGTTACCTGTTAAAGGAACTTTGATACTTCGTGGAAGTGGCACTTTAGCAATGGCAACATCTTCGACTTCGGGATACTTAAGTGTAGAGTTAGGTTGTGAGCAACTTAACCCAACTTATACTCTGGAAGTTGAGTTTCCCGAAATAGACCAACAGCCGCTTTTGTTTGTCATTAATCCCACTATGTAA
- a CDS encoding DUF3488 and DUF4129 domain-containing transglutaminase family protein, translating into MNRFWRVPVGNWRQNLQRSPLTEVEDSISLRVLVLALVILGIGATDIAAETSFSFWALPLSVFGAIWSYYRRRDRNVAVQFCIAIGMLIALGAFFGRLVGELNDTRLGLAELLIQLQVLHSFDTPRRKNLGYSIVIGLILLGVAATLSQTLAFAPVLLLFLAIALPTLVLDYRSRLGLQPLKTQKEKFNPKNSSTLNFKFLTLTFLLIVSLGLAIFAVLPRFPGYQLRNFPVSSSIQLKGNFTGRTIINPGYVRQGSGNNQGSGTGQGQNGEPGKVDNNFYYGFNSQINQNLRGEMKPKVVMRVRSQAEGFWRVLGFDRYTGKGWEVSRNEDVTTIKRSPWSYQIFLNPPLTTAKTQEIVQTYTVVADLPNLIPAMAYPKEIYFPTPMVAVDKEDGLRSPVELSEGLTYTVISEVPYRDRTKLGEASTKYPRDIKQHYLQIPPEIAEKVRQRTEEILANYSREGVTKSSKSLDSAYEKALYLAQYLKQRYSLPQNPLDLPYLGEKDDLVEAFLFKYKGGYPDHFSTVLTVMLRSIGIPARLVAGFSAGEFNPFTGLYVVRNTDAYAMTEVYFPKYGWFAFDPIPNHPLIPPSVEDTQTFSVLRQLWHWVAGWLPSPVTGLLNNVFETIFRWVIRAIAWFLALFSQGWFGILTGLILATTAAFFGWLGWGQWREWRNRRWLKRLPAMESLYQQMLQWTTQKGLGKHPAQTPLEYARGSYQHHPPATAEVIDEISQAYISWRYGGHTPNLKRLRQRWQGIKKAGKADN; encoded by the coding sequence ATGAATCGGTTTTGGCGTGTCCCTGTGGGTAATTGGCGGCAAAATTTGCAGCGATCGCCTTTGACAGAAGTGGAAGATTCAATTTCCTTGCGGGTGCTGGTGCTAGCATTGGTTATTTTGGGAATTGGGGCGACAGATATCGCCGCCGAGACTTCATTCAGTTTTTGGGCGTTACCCCTGAGTGTATTTGGTGCGATTTGGAGTTACTATCGTCGCCGCGATCGCAATGTTGCAGTTCAGTTTTGCATCGCTATCGGAATGTTAATAGCGCTGGGTGCTTTCTTTGGGCGGTTAGTGGGAGAGTTGAATGATACGCGGTTGGGTTTGGCGGAGTTATTAATTCAACTTCAGGTGTTGCATAGCTTTGATACACCCCGGCGGAAAAATTTGGGCTATTCGATTGTTATAGGACTGATTTTGTTGGGTGTGGCGGCAACGCTAAGTCAGACTTTAGCATTTGCACCTGTATTGCTGTTATTTTTAGCGATCGCTCTGCCAACTTTAGTGCTAGATTATCGCTCACGCTTGGGTTTGCAGCCATTAAAAACTCAAAAGGAAAAATTCAACCCAAAGAATTCCTCAACTCTTAATTTTAAATTTTTAACTCTGACTTTTTTACTAATTGTCAGTCTGGGACTGGCAATTTTTGCTGTTTTACCCCGATTTCCTGGCTATCAGTTACGGAATTTTCCTGTAAGTTCTTCTATCCAGTTAAAAGGTAATTTTACTGGTCGTACTATCATCAATCCCGGTTATGTCCGTCAAGGTAGTGGTAATAATCAAGGCAGTGGTACGGGACAAGGCCAAAATGGTGAACCAGGTAAGGTAGATAATAACTTTTATTACGGTTTTAATAGCCAAATAAACCAAAATCTGCGCGGTGAGATGAAACCTAAAGTTGTGATGCGGGTGCGATCGCAAGCTGAGGGTTTTTGGCGAGTACTAGGATTTGACCGCTATACGGGTAAAGGATGGGAAGTTTCGCGTAATGAAGATGTTACGACCATCAAGCGATCGCCTTGGTCTTACCAAATTTTCCTGAACCCACCTCTGACTACTGCTAAAACCCAAGAAATAGTACAAACTTATACAGTAGTGGCGGACTTGCCTAACCTAATTCCGGCAATGGCTTATCCCAAAGAGATTTACTTTCCGACACCAATGGTCGCGGTTGATAAAGAAGATGGATTGCGATCGCCTGTGGAATTATCAGAAGGACTCACCTACACAGTAATTTCGGAAGTACCATACCGCGATCGCACTAAATTAGGTGAAGCTTCTACTAAATATCCACGAGATATTAAACAGCATTATCTGCAAATTCCTCCCGAAATTGCCGAAAAAGTCCGGCAACGCACCGAAGAAATCCTTGCTAACTACAGTCGGGAAGGAGTCACAAAGTCTTCTAAAAGCCTAGATTCAGCCTATGAAAAGGCTCTCTACTTAGCTCAATATTTAAAGCAACGTTACTCTCTTCCCCAAAATCCCTTAGATTTGCCTTATTTGGGAGAAAAAGATGACTTAGTAGAAGCTTTTTTATTCAAATATAAAGGTGGTTATCCAGACCACTTCTCCACAGTTCTCACGGTGATGCTACGTTCCATTGGTATCCCAGCGCGGTTAGTGGCAGGGTTTAGTGCAGGAGAATTTAATCCATTTACAGGACTATATGTTGTCCGTAATACTGACGCTTATGCGATGACAGAAGTATATTTTCCGAAATATGGCTGGTTTGCCTTTGACCCGATTCCCAATCATCCCCTCATACCTCCATCAGTAGAAGATACTCAGACTTTTAGTGTCTTGCGCCAGTTATGGCACTGGGTTGCTGGATGGCTACCTTCTCCAGTGACAGGTTTATTGAATAATGTATTTGAGACAATATTTAGGTGGGTGATTAGAGCGATCGCTTGGTTTTTAGCTTTATTTTCTCAAGGTTGGTTTGGTATATTAACTGGCTTAATCTTGGCAACTACAGCGGCTTTCTTTGGTTGGCTGGGTTGGGGTCAGTGGCGAGAGTGGCGCAACCGCCGATGGTTAAAGAGATTGCCAGCGATGGAAAGCCTTTATCAACAAATGCTGCAATGGACAACCCAAAAAGGTTTAGGTAAACATCCAGCACAAACACCTTTAGAGTATGCCAGAGGATCATACCAGCATCATCCCCCAGCAACTGCTGAGGTAATAGATGAGATTAGCCAAGCATATATTAGCTGGCGTTATGGTGGTCATACGCCTAACTTGAAGCGACTGCGGCAAAGATGGCAAGGTATCAAAAAGGCTGGTAAGGCTGATAATTAA